CGAGGATGAGGCCGCCGCCCAGCGCGCCGCCAACCGCCAGAATGCCCTGATCGAGATGGCGGCCGGCGATGCCGAGGTGCTGCTGACCCGGGACCGGCACCTGGCCTCCCCCCGCGGCCAGGCGGCGCGCCTGCTGCTGGCGCTGTTTGACAAGCAGGACGCGGTCAGGCTCCTGGCGGCCGGGTGACTTGAAATCCCTGCCCGGTTTTTTAAATCGGCGGACCGAACCGGGAGACCATGGCTTGAGCGAGAGCACCGAAAACCAGGGCCTCATCGAAATCGAGGGCCTGACCAAACGGTTCGGCGGCTTCACCGCCGTGGATGGCGTCAGCTTTTCCGTCCAGCGCGGCGAGGTCGTGGGATTCCTCGGCCCCAATGGCGCCGGCAAGTCCACGACCATGCGGATGCTGGCCGGCTTCATGCTGCCGAGCGAGGGCACGGCCCGCATCTGCGGCGAGGATGTGGTGAAGCGCCCCGTGGCCGCCAAGCGCAACCTCGGCTTCCTGCCCGAGGGGGCCCCCACCTATCCCGAAATGAGCGTGGCCGATTTCCTGGATTTCTGCGCCCGCATCCGCGGCTTCGGCGGCGCCGAGCGGACCCGGCGCGTGGCCGAGGCCATGGCGCGGACGCAGTTGGAGGGCGTGCGCCTGCAACCGATCGAGACGCTCTCCAAGGGGTTCAAGCGCCGCGTGGGCCTCGCCCAGGCGCTGCTGCACTCGCCGCCCGTGCTGGTGCTGGACGAACCGACCGACGGCCTCGACCCCAACCAGAAGCATGAGGTGCGCGAATTGATCCGCGCCATGGCGCCCGAGAAGGCCATCATCATTTCGACCCATATTCTCGAAGAGGTCGCCGCCGTCTGCACCCGCGCCATCGTCATCGCGCGCGGCCGCGTGCTGGCCGATGCGACGCCCGCAGCCCTGGTGGCCGATGGCCGCAGCATGGAGGAAGTCTTCCGCTCCCTGACGCTGGGAGCCGCCGCATGAGGCCCGCGCTCACCGTCGCACGTCGTGAATTCGCGGCCTATTTCGCGACGCCCGTCGCCACAGTCTTCATCGTGATCTTCCTCGTCCTTTCGGGTGCGCTGACCTTCACGCTGGGCGGCTTCTTCGGGCGCGGCCAGGCGGATCTCATCCCCTTCTTCAGCTTCATTCCCTGGCTGTTCCTGTTCCTGGTGCCCGCGCTGACCATGCGCCTCTGGGCGGAAGAACGGCGCCTCGGCACCATCGAGCTGCTGCTGACCCTGCCCATCACGGCCGGCCAGGCGGTGGTCGGCAAGTTCCTCGCCGCCTGGGCCTTCTGCGCGGTGGCCCTCGCCCTCACCTTCCCGCTCGTCATCACCGTCAACCTGCTGGGCGAGCCGGATAATGGCGTGATCCTCACGGGCTATCTCGGCTGCTTCCTGGTGGCGGGCGCCTATCTCGCCGTGGGGGCCGCCATCTCGGCCGTCACGCGCAACCAGGTGATCGCCTTCGTCCTGGCCGTGGCCGGCTGCTTCCTCTTCGCCGCCGCCGGCTCCCCGGTGGTGACGGAGTTCCTCTCCTCACAATTCCCGGTGCTGGCCGAGGTGGCGCGCGGCATGAGCGTGAGCGAGCGGATCAATGGCTTCACCCGCGGCGTGATCTCGGCGCGGGACTTCGTCTTCTTCGCCAGCTTCATCGCCTTCTGGCTCTTCGTAAATACCGTGATCCTCGAGCACAAGAAGGCGGATTGAGACCATGCGCAATTCCCGCCTCGCCTACTCTGCCCTTGGCGTCCTCGCGGCGCTCGCACTCGCCATCGGCGTCAACATGCTGGCCGACCGGCTGCTCGCCTCCGCCCGCGTGGACCTCACCGAGAACCGCATCTACACCCTCTCGCCCGGCACGCGGCAGGTGCTGGAAGGGTTGCAGGACCCGATCACGCTGCGCTTTTTCTACTCGCGCAAGCTGGGCGCCGAGGCGCCGCAATTCGGCGCCTATGCCGAGCGCGTGCGCGAGATGCTGCGCGAATACGTGGCGGCCAGCCGCGGCAAGCTGCGCCTCGAGGTCTTCGACCCCGAGCCCTTCTCCGAGGTGGAGGACCGCGCCGTCTCGCTCGGTATCCAGGGCGTGCCGCTCGATCAGGGCGGGGAGCAGGTCTATTTCGGCCTCTCTGGCAGCAACCAGGTGGATGAGGAACGCAACATCCCCTTCTTCCAGCCGGAGCGCGAGCGCTTCCTGGAAGCCGACCTCACCCGCCTGATCTTCGAGCTTTCGAGCCCGGTGAAGCCGGTGCTCGGCGTCATGTCGCCGTTGCCGCTGAACGGCGACCCGCGCGCGATGATGATGCGCCAGCCGGCACTCGCCCAGCCGCAGGTGGTGATGCGCCAGTTGCGCGAGGGCTTCACGGTGCGCGACATCGGCTTCGACGTGCAGGCGATCCCGGCCGATGTGCAGATCCTGCTGCTTGCCCACCCGCAGGACCTGCCGGAGGCCGCGCAATACGCGGTGGACCAGTTCGTCATGCGCGGTGGCCGCCTCTTCCTGATGATCGACCCGCACAGCGAATTCCAGGCCGCCCGCCCCGGCCCCGGCGGCCGTCCGCCCGCCAACACCGCCTCGGTCCTCCCGCGCCTGCTGGAGGCCTGGGGCGTGGAGGCGCCGGCCGACCAGGTCGTGCTCGACCTGCGCGGCGCCTGGCGCGTGCGCGCGGCACCCAATGAGCGCGTGCAGGCGGTGGACTACATCGCCTGGTTCAACCTCCAGGGTGACAGCGTGAACCGCCAGGAGGTGGCGACGGCGCTGATCGAGCAGGTCACGGTCGCCTCCTCCGGCTATCTCGCGCCGCGCCCCAATGCGGGGATCGAGTTCATCCCGCTGCTGACCAGCTCCGCCCAATCCATGGTGGTGGACGCGGCACGCGTCAGGAACGAGCCCTCGCCCACGCGCATCCTGGCCGATTTCCGCGCCGATGGTCAGCGCCGCGTCATCGCGGCCCGGATCCGCGGCAACCTCCGCAGCGCCTTCCAGGAAGGCGCACCCGCGCCCGCCGAGGGCGTGGAGCGCCCGGCGGATTTCCCGGCGCATCTCGCCCGCAGCACGGGGCCGGCCAATATCGTCGTCGTGCATGACACGGATATCCTGGAGGACCGCTTCTGGGTCCGCGTCCAGGAGTTCTTCGGCCAGCCGGTCGCCACGCCCTTCTCGGGCAATGGCAGCTTCGTCGTGAACATCGCCGATACGCTGGCCGGTTCGGACGCCATGATCAGCCTGCGCTCGCGTGGCGAATCCCAGCGGCCCTTCGAGCTGGTGGAGGATATCCGCCGCCAGGCCGACGCCCAGTTCCGCCAGAGCGAGCAGCAGCTGACCGAGCGCCTGCAGGCCACCGAACGCCGCCTGCGCGAGTTGCGCCAGGGCACGGGCGGAGAGGGCGCGCGCAACACCAACCAGACCGTCATCACGCCGGAGCAGCGGGCCGAGATCGACCGCGCGCGGGAGGAGATCGCGAATACGCGGCGCCAGCTCCGCGCCGTGCAGCTCGAATTGCGGCGCGACATCGAGGCGCTGGAGACCTGGCTGCGTATCTTCAACATCGCCTTCGTGCCGGTGTTGCTGACCATCTTCGCCGTCGTCATCGGCGTGCTGCGCGCCCGCCGCCGCGCGAGGGCGCGGGCATGATCGGCAAGCGTGGCCTCATCGCGCTGGGCGGCGCCGCGGCGGCCAGCCTGGGCGCCGCCCTGCTGCTGCAACCCGAGGGCGAGGTGGAGGGGCGCATCAGCGAGGGCAGCCTGGCCTTCCCCGGCCTCGCCGCGCGCCTCGCCAATGCCCGGCGCATCGAGCTGCGGCGCGGCGCGCAGGGCACGACGCTGATCCGCGACGGCGACACCTGGCGCATCGCCGAAGCCCAGGGCTATCCCGCGCGCCCCGAGCGCGTGCGCGAAACGCTGGTCGGTCTGACGGAGCTGCGCCTCGTGGAAGAGCGCAGCGGCGACCCGGCGCAATGGCCGCGCCTCGGCGTGGAGGACCCCGCCGCACCCGGCACCACCGCCACCCTGCTGCGCGTCTTCGACGGTGAAGGGCGGCCATTGGCCGAGATGATCCTGGGCCGCCGCCGCATGCGCACCCAGGGCAACCAGCCTGAGGCCATCTATGCCCGCCGCCCCGGCGAGAACCGCGCCTGGCTGGCCGAAGGGCGCCTCGGCGCCGATGCAGACCCCTCGCTCTGGCTCGACCGGGATCTCGCGAGCCTCGCCCCGGCGCGCCTCCGCCGCGTCGAGGTCACGCGCATCGGGCAGCCTCCGCTCGTGCTGGCGCGCGCGGGCGAGGTGGATGCGCCGCTCGACATCATCACCCCCGCCGACCCGCCGGTGGCCGATCGCATCGCGCTGGACGAGGTGGGCCGCGCCTTCGACGGCCTGACCTTCGTCGAGGTCCGCAAGGACGCCCCGGGCGAGGCTCTGGGCGAGGCGCGCTTCCACTATACCGATGATGTCACCATCACTGTCCGCCCCCACCGCGAGGGCGAGCTGTTCTGGGTGCGCCTCGGCGCGGAGGGCGGCGAGGAGGCGCGGCGGCTGAACGCCCGCTTCGAGGGCTGGGCCTTCCAGCTCGGCCTCTGGAAGGAGAAGGCGATGATCCCGCGCCTGGAAGACTTGGTGGTTTCTTGACCCCCGTCCGATCGCGGCACGCAGCGGCGCGTGAAACGGGCATGTACCGATGACGCGCGAATATCCCGACCGGCCCTGGATCGGCATCGGCGTGATCGTCTTCCGCGGCGAGGAGGTGCTGCTGGTGCAGCGCGGCAAGCCGCCGCGCATCGGCTCCTGGTCGCTCCCCGGCGGCGCGCAGCATGTGGGCGAAGGCGCGCAGGAAGCCGCGCGCCGCGAATTGCTGGAGGAGACGGGCGTGACCGTCGGCCCGCTGCTGCTTGCCGATGTGATCGATTCCGTGACCCGCGATGAGGCGGGCGCCGTGCGCTACCACTACACCATCGTGGACTACTGTGCCGAATGGGCGGAGGGCGAGGCACGGGCGGGCGATGATGTCAGCGCCGTCGCCTGGGCGCGGCCGGAAGAGCTGGCGAAATATGCCCTGACACGCGAAGCGGAGGCGGTGATCGCGCTTTCGCGCAAGCGGCTTGCCGAGGCCCTGTCCTGAGACGCAATCTCTTCCGGAAAACGCGGGAGACAACGTCCATGACCCAAAGACGCAGCCTGATCCTCGGCGCCGCGGCCCTGCCGCTTGCCGCACCGGCCATCGCGCAGGGGCGCCCGCTGCGCATCATCGTCCCCTTCCCACCGGGCGGCGCGGTGGACATCCTGGGCCGTGTCCTGGCCGAGCGGCTGCCCGCAGCGCTCGGCACGCCCGTCGTCGTCGAGAACCGGGGCGGCGCGGGCGGCCTGATCGGTGCCGACGCCCTGGCCAAGGGCGACCGCGACGGAACGATGATCGGGCTGATCAGCGTCACCACGCTCTGCGCCTTCCCCTTCATGACCTCGCGCCTGCCCTTCAACCCGCGCACCGACCTGGCACCCGTCACGCAGATCACCGATGGCGCGCTGCTCTGCGTGGTGAATGCCGAGAAGGCGCGCCGCGAGGGCTGGAGCGATTTCCGCCGCCTCGTCACCTGGAGCCGGGCGAACCCCGAGCAGGTGAAGATGGGCAGCAGCGGCACCGGCACGACGAGCCACATCAACATCGAGGCGATCAACGCCGAGGCGGGCGCCAAGATCCTGCATGTGCCCTATCGCGGCGGCGGCCCCGCCATCACAGACCTGCTGGCCGGCACGATCGACATGATGTTCGACGTGATGCCCGCCCTGATGCCGCATGTGACGGCCGGGCGCTTCCTGCCGCTGGCGGTGAGTTCCGCCGCCCGCCTCTCCATCCTGCCCGATGTGCCGGGCATGGCCGATTTCGCCGATCTCGGCCTCGGCCGGCATGACGTGGTGACGTGGAACGCCGTGATGGCGCCGGGCGGCACGCCGCCCGAGCACATCCAGCGACTGCACGCCGCCATCCGCGCCGTGGGCGCGCAGAGCGAGTTCGTGGAGCGGCTGAAACCGCTCGGCTACGGCACCGTGGTCAGCCCGACCCCGGCCGCGCTGACAGCGCTGATCGAGCGCGACACGCCCAATTGGCAGCGGCTGGTTCAGCTCTCCGGCGCGCGGCTCGAATAGGTGCGGCGCGCGCTTGCTGGTCTGCTGCTGCTCGCTCTCGCGCTGCCGGCGCGTGCGCAGGTGGCGCTGGGCGAGAGCGGCTGGACCCTCAGCGGCACCGGCAGCTTCGGCAGCGACTATGTCTCGCGCGGCATTAGCCAGACCATGGGGCGCATGGCCTACCAGGCGAGCGCCGAGCTCGCGCATGAGAGTGGCGTCTATATCGGCGGCTTCATCGGCAATGTGCGCTTCGCCGGCACCGACGCCCGCGAGGAGATCGACCTCCTGGCCGGCTTCCGCTTCGCCTGGGGCGACACCAACTTCGATATCGGCGGCATCGGCACCTTCTACCCCAACTATTCCGCCGGCCGCGCCAGCGACGCGGTGGATTACGGTGAGGCCTATCTCCGGGTGAACCGCGCCTTTGGACCGGTGAAGCTCATGGCCTCCATCAATGTCTCGCCCAACTACTTCGATGCGACGGGACTTGGCGTCTATGTCGAGGGCGGCGCGGATTGGGACACGGGCCTCTGGGGCCTCACGCTCGGTGCGCGGCTCGGCTACCAGTTCATCGAGAAGAACCCGCGCTACGGCACGCCGGACTACACCTGGTGGGGCCTGGCGCTGAGCCGGGATTTCGCGGTGGACGGCGTCGGCACCTTCACCGCGAGCGTGAACTATTTCGACACCACCATCCCACGCACCCAATGCCTCAGCGGCCAGGGGGTGCAGCAGGATGTCTGCACGGCGCGGGTCATCGCCACCCTCGCCTTCCGGTTTTGAGCGCGCCGCGCCGCGCACTCCTGGGCCTTGCCCTCGCCGGTCCGGCGATGGCGCAGCGGATGGTGCCTGTCGAGGTGGAGAACTCTCCCCTGCTCGCGCGGCTGCGCGCGGGTGGCCTCGTCCTCTTCTTCCGCCATGCCGATACGGCGGGCGAGCCCTGCGACCGCAGCTACCGCGTCGGGGACCGGCCGGGCCAGCGCAACCTCTCGCCGCGCGGGCGGGAGCAAGCGCGGCGGATCGGCGCACGCTTCACGGAACTCGGCATCCCCGTGCAGTTTCCGGTGCAGGCGGGGCCCGTCTATCGCGCGCGCGATACGGCGGAGGAGGCTTGGGGCGCCGCGCGCGTGACCGTGACGGACAGCCTGCTGGCGGATGACTATGCGGGCGCGCGGCTCGGCTGGGTGCTGGCCGAGCATCGCCGGCTGTTCCATGCACCGGTGCCACCCGGCGTGAACCGCGTGCTGGTAGGCCACCGCACGCCCGCCATCATGCTCTACGGCGACTCCGTGGCAGGCCGCGCCTTCCCCGAGGGCGCCGCACTGGTGGTCGAGCCCGGCGCCGCCTCGCCGCTCGCCATCCTGGAATTCGTGCCCCTGCCGGGGGGCGGCTTTCACGCCTGCTGAGCGGCGCGTGTCAGACCGGCAGGTTGTCGATCAGCCGCACCTGGCCGAGCCAGGCGGCGCCCAGCACGCGGCCGGCTTCTTCGAGCCTCGTCATCTCGCCGAAATCACGCGCGCGGCGCAGCGCCACATAGTCCACCTGGCGGAAGCCGGCCTCGCGCAGCCGGGCCTCGGCCTCGCCGCAGGCCTCGGCCGCCGTGGCGCCTGCGCGCAGCCGCGCCGCGGCATGCTCCAGCGCCGCATGCAGCGCCGTGGCCTGCTGCCGGCCAGCCGCATCGAGATAGGCATTGCGCGAGGAGAGGGCGAGGCCATCCGGGGCGCGGATGGTGGGGACCGTCTCGATCTCCAGGGGCAAGGCAAGGTCGCGCGCGACCTGCCGCACCACCATCACCTGCTGCCAGTCCTTCTCGCCGAAGACGGCCACATCCGCCGCACAGAGGCCGAACAGCCGCGTGCAGACGAGCGCCACGCCGCCGAACATCTGAGGGCGGTGCGTGCCCTCGAGCCCCTCCGCCGGCCCGCGCATGGTGATGCTGGTGGCGAAACCCGGCGGATAGACCGTGGGCACACCCGGGGCGAAGAGCAGGTCGCAGCCGGCCGCCTCCAGCTTGGCGATGTCACCCGCCTCGTCACGCGGATAGCGGCCGAGATCCTCATGCGGCGCGAATTGCGTCGGATTGACGAAGATGGTCGTGATGACGCGCGGGGCGAGTTGCCGCGCGCGCGCGACCAGGGCGAGGTGCCCGTCATGCAGATAGCCCATGGTCGGCACCAGGGCGATGCGCTCGCCCTGGCTCTTCCAACCCTGGGTGGCGGCCCTCAGTTCGGCCGCATCCCGGATGATCCGCATCAGACCGCCAGCGACATCCCGATCGGCGGCTTCGCGTCGGCCGGCAGCGGGCATACGTAGGGCCCGCCCGCGCGCGCCGCGTGGTCGGCCTTGGCGGCGGCGATGATCTCGGGCTTCTGCAGCGCCTCGACCGCCGTGCTCGCCATCACCTTGGCCACATGCACCATGCCCTTGTGCGCATGCGGCAGCTTGCCCTGCGCCGTCGCCTGCCAGGAATGCAGCGGCGTGCCGATGGCGTGCGTCGCACCGCGCGCCTGCACCGTCGGCACCACCCAGGAGACGTCGCCCACATCGGTGCTGCCGATCATCGGCGCGCGCTTGGAATCGAGCGGCACGATACTGCCCGCCAGCGGGTCGTCATTGCGCGGCATGCCCACCTTGCGGAAGGCGGCGGCGATGTCCTCCTCCGAGAGCGTCGCCTGGAACTCGGCCGCGCGCTTGCGGTCCTCGGCGTCGAAGGGTGGCGGGCCCAGGCGGTCCAGCGCATCCTGCATCAGGCGCTCCAGCGGCGTGTTGCCGAGCAGGTTGGAGACGGCCGAGATCACCTGCGTCTCCACGCGCGTATCCGTCATCAGGGCCGCGCCATCGGCGATCTTGCGCACGCGCGCCACCAGGCTGTTCAGCGCCTTCACATCCGCCGCGCGGATCAGGTAGCGCACCTTCGCCTTGGCCTGCACCACATTGGGGGCCACGCCACCGGCATCGAGATAGGCGTAGTGGATGCGGCTTTCCTGCGGGATGTGCTCGCGCAGGTAGTTCACGCCGACCGACATGAGCTCGACAGCATCCAGCGCGCTGCGTCCCAGATGCGGCGAGGCGGCGGCATGGCTCGCGCGGCCGTGGAAGGTGAAGTCGATACGGGTGTTGGCGAGCGAGAGCGGCTCGTTCACCGAGGCGAAGCTGCCGGGATGCCAGGAGATGGCGATGTCCACATCGTCGAACAGGCCGGCGCGGGCCATGAAGCCCTTGGCGGCGCCACCTTCCTCGGCCGGGCAGCCGTAATAGCGCACGCGGCCCTGGATGCCGTTGGCGGCCAGGTAGTCCTTCACCGCGGTGGCGGCGAGCAGCGAGGCCGCGCCCAGCAGGTTGTGGCCGCAGGCATGGCCATTGCCGTCACCCGGCACCGGGCGATGCTCGGCCACGCCCGCCTCGTTGGAGAGGCCGGGCAGCGCGTCGAACTCGCCCAGGATGGCGATGACCGGCCCGCCCTCGCCCGCCTCGCCCATCATGGCGGTCGGGATGCCGGCCAGCTGCTCCGTCACGCGGAAGCCCTCGGCCTGAAGGTAGGCGGTGTGTTCGGCGGCCGATTTGTGCTCGTTGTAGGCGAGCTCCGGCATGCCCCAGACGCGGTCGCTCAGCTCGATGGCGGGCCCGGCCTTCTCATCAACGAGGCGCCAGACGGGTTCGGTGTTCTGCATGCTCAAATTCCGGAAACGGGTGGGATGGTCTCGGCGAAGGCGGGCCGGGCGATCATGTCCTCATACCACAGCGCGAGGGCCTGGCGCCCCTCGCGCCAGGCAAAGACGGTATGCCGCCGGTCGCAGTAGCCAAGCCCGCAGGCGAGGGCGACGGCTTCCACCGAATGGGGCGCGTGGGCCGGCAGGTCCAGCGCGTCCAGGATGCGGCCGGCGCGCATCCGCTCCAGCGCCTGGAAGGCCGGCGAGCGCTCCTGCGGCGGGCGGCGCAGATCACGGTTCCAGACCGCGATGCCATCGAGCAAGGCGAGCGCCTGGCCAAGCCGCGACAGCGCTGCGGGCTCACGCGGCAGCCAGCCGAGATGCGCCAGGATCAGCGGCGTCTCGCAGATCAGCGTGCCACCATCCAGCAGAGCCGGCACGCGCCCCGCCGGATTGTGCGCGAGCTGCGGCGCGGCCGGATCGCGCAGCGGGGTCTCCACCTCGGTCAGCGCCAGCCCGCGCTCCCGCGCCAGGATGCGGATGATGCGCGCGAAGGGGCTGCCCGGCGCGAAGTAGAGGATCATCGGCCGAGCGAGAGGATATAGGCGACCACGGCGTCAAGATCGGTCCGGCTGAGCTGCCAGTTGGGCATGTTGGCATGCGGCGTCTGCAGGAAGACGCGCAGGCTCGATTCCGTCGTGGAGGCACGGGCGGCGACGCTCGGGAAGCTTGGCGCGGCATCCGCGGCGGGCGGCGGCATGTCGCGCGAGACGACGTGGCAGGTGGCGCACCATTGCCGCGCGACGCGCAGGCCCTCGCCCGCCATGGGCTGCTGCTGGGCGCTGGCCGTGCCCGCGACGAGCGCGAGCGGCAGCAGGTATCTGAGCATGTCCGGATCCTCCGATCCCGCATGCTGGCCGCAACGCGAGCTCCCGGCAACGGAAGGTTCAGTCGAGCCGCAGCGCCGCCCGCCGCTCGGCCAGGCCCACCGGGTCGCTCACCGCGGCCAGGCGCGTCGCGGCGAGGCTCGCGAAGCGGTGCAGCAGGGCGCGGCGCCGCCCCGGCGCCAGCGGATGCGCGGGGGCGGGGCGCAGGGCCGCGGCCTCATAGCCGTCGCAGACCAGCAGGCCGACATCGCCAGGCAGCAGGGCCTGCGGGAAGTCAAGGTCCACGGCGAAGTGCAGTTCATCGGAGAAGGCGCGGTAATCCTGCCACTTGCCGTCGCTGAGAAAGTCCCGCGCGCAGGACTTCACCTCGATGATCACGAAGCCGCCATCGGGGCGCAGCGCCAGGATATCGGCCCGCCGGCCATCGGGCAGCGGCACCTCGGCCAGCGGTGACCAGGCGCAGGCCAGGCAGTAGCGCATGGCAGAGCGCGTCACGGCCTGCGTGCGCTGGGCCGCGTCAAGGCTCACAGCGCGTCAATGGCAAGGGCGAGGCGCAGATCCCGCGCCGAAAGCCCGCCCGCGTCATGGGTGGTGAGCGTGATCTCGACGCGGTTATAAACGTTGGACCATTCCGGGTGGTGGTCCTGCGCCTCGGCGAGCAGGGCCACGCGGCTCATGAAGCCCCAGGCCGCGTTGAAGTCGCGGAAGCGGAATTCGCGCCGGATCGCGTCCCGCTCCGGCAGCACGCGCCATTCGGGCAGACGGGCCGGCAGTTCCGCCCGCGCCCCCGCATCCAGCCGCTCGACCATCCGCCCCTCCCCTTTCCCTGCCCCGCATGGCACAAGTCCCCATGCGCCCGACCACGCCCCCGAGCCTCGAAGACCTGCTGGAAATGGCCGAGGACGCCCTCGCCGCCATCCCCCAGCCGCTGCGCGACATGGTGCGCGGGACCGCCATCATCGTGGAAGAGGTCCCGGAGGATGAGGTGGTGGCCGAGCTCGGCCTTGAAAGCCCCTGGGAGCTGACGGGCCTCTATCGCGGCACGCCGCTCACCCACAAATCCACCCAGGACACGCCGGCCGAGCCCGACACCATCCTG
This region of Sediminicoccus rosea genomic DNA includes:
- a CDS encoding MmcB family DNA repair protein; the encoded protein is MSLDAAQRTQAVTRSAMRYCLACAWSPLAEVPLPDGRRADILALRPDGGFVIIEVKSCARDFLSDGKWQDYRAFSDELHFAVDLDFPQALLPGDVGLLVCDGYEAAALRPAPAHPLAPGRRRALLHRFASLAATRLAAVSDPVGLAERRAALRLD
- a CDS encoding metallopeptidase family protein — translated: MAQVPMRPTTPPSLEDLLEMAEDALAAIPQPLRDMVRGTAIIVEEVPEDEVVAELGLESPWELTGLYRGTPLTHKSTQDTPAEPDTILLYREPILLEWIETGEDLFRLVRNVLLHEVGHHFGLSDEDIERLENED
- a CDS encoding 4a-hydroxytetrahydrobiopterin dehydratase, producing MVERLDAGARAELPARLPEWRVLPERDAIRREFRFRDFNAAWGFMSRVALLAEAQDHHPEWSNVYNRVEITLTTHDAGGLSARDLRLALAIDAL